From the genome of Mycetocola spongiae, one region includes:
- a CDS encoding exonuclease SbcCD subunit D yields the protein MRILHTSDWHVGRSFHGASTLAHLEDVLLTLAQQVVERRVDVVLVAGDIFDTGMPSAESYAMLGRVLARLQATGARIILTSGNHDSPARLGFLAEFAALAGVHILADPTRLDTPIELEDEHGTVLLYGIPYLEPALLRHRYPEQTLRTQEDTLRFALARIRADLAARPPARSVLAAHCFASGASGGDGERDITAGGVESVPLDVFEGVDYAALGHIHGRAVLAPHLRYSGAPLHYSFSEAGKPRGSWLVDLGAHGVEEITWLDLPIPRPLSILRGTLAELLADPAHEAVREHWISVILTDRVRPVEPMRELQKRFPHAVTLEHEPEHLEAITEGGYAGRVRERGDAEIMAEFLGFVRNGEGPNAQEQAVLAALIAQENNEAIR from the coding sequence ATGAGAATACTGCACACCTCCGACTGGCATGTGGGTCGCTCGTTTCACGGAGCATCCACCCTCGCCCATCTGGAGGACGTGTTACTGACCCTCGCGCAACAGGTGGTTGAACGGCGGGTGGACGTTGTGCTGGTGGCCGGCGATATCTTTGATACCGGGATGCCCTCCGCGGAGTCCTATGCGATGCTGGGCCGGGTCCTCGCCCGGCTCCAGGCCACCGGGGCGCGCATCATCCTCACCTCGGGCAATCACGATTCGCCCGCCCGCCTGGGTTTCCTCGCCGAATTTGCCGCGCTCGCCGGGGTGCATATCCTCGCCGATCCCACCCGGCTGGACACCCCGATCGAACTCGAGGATGAGCACGGAACGGTCCTGCTCTACGGCATCCCCTATCTGGAACCCGCGCTGCTGCGGCACCGCTATCCCGAACAGACCCTGCGCACCCAGGAGGACACGCTGCGCTTTGCGCTCGCGCGCATCCGCGCCGACCTCGCCGCCCGGCCGCCGGCCCGCAGCGTGCTGGCCGCGCACTGTTTTGCCAGCGGCGCGAGCGGGGGAGACGGGGAGCGCGATATCACGGCCGGTGGTGTGGAATCCGTGCCGCTGGATGTTTTTGAGGGCGTGGACTATGCCGCCCTTGGTCATATCCACGGCCGCGCGGTGCTTGCACCCCACCTGCGCTATAGCGGCGCACCCCTGCACTATTCCTTCTCCGAGGCGGGCAAGCCGCGCGGCTCCTGGCTCGTGGACCTCGGCGCGCACGGGGTGGAGGAGATCACCTGGCTGGATCTGCCCATCCCGCGGCCCCTGAGTATCCTGCGCGGAACCCTCGCCGAGCTCCTGGCCGATCCCGCCCACGAGGCGGTGCGCGAGCACTGGATCTCCGTGATCCTCACCGATCGGGTGCGCCCGGTGGAGCCCATGCGGGAACTGCAAAAACGCTTCCCCCATGCGGTCACCCTCGAACACGAACCCGAGCATCTCGAGGCCATCACCGAGGGGGGCTATGCCGGCCGGGTCCGCGAGCGCGGGGACGCCGAGATCATGGCCGAGTTTCTCGGATTTGTGCGCAATGGGGAGGGGCCCAACGCGCAGGAACAGGCAGTGCTTGCCGCCCTGATCGCCCAGGAAAATAACGAGGCTATCCGATGA
- a CDS encoding carbohydrate ABC transporter permease codes for MTALTARSTPTTSRIKPRRRGKSLAAWVAEHLVLSILAVLFIAPIVFVFLTSLMPSDQALTASIWPRSWEWGNYLTVFEKAPLGRWFANSAFYAITATLLMLLSSVPAAYVLAKIKIPGANIIFLAIIVAMLLPPQVTAVPVYVLWSNLGLTGTLWPLILPNLLGDAFSIFLLRQFFLTVPKEYADAARLDGCSEWGVLLRVVVPMAKPGIAAAGIFAFFHSWNDYYGPLLYASESPQWWPVAYGLATFRGAHGTDWGLTMAMTMLVMVPVVLIFFFAQKIFVEGITLTGVKG; via the coding sequence ATGACCGCACTGACCGCGCGCTCCACCCCAACCACCTCCCGGATAAAGCCGCGTCGCCGCGGGAAATCCCTCGCCGCCTGGGTGGCCGAGCATCTGGTGCTCTCGATCCTCGCGGTGCTGTTTATCGCCCCGATCGTCTTTGTTTTTCTCACCTCGCTGATGCCCAGCGATCAGGCCCTCACCGCCTCGATCTGGCCGCGCAGCTGGGAGTGGGGCAACTATCTCACGGTATTTGAGAAGGCCCCGCTGGGCCGCTGGTTTGCCAATTCCGCGTTTTATGCGATCACCGCCACGCTGCTGATGCTGCTGTCCTCGGTGCCCGCCGCGTATGTCTTGGCCAAGATTAAAATCCCCGGGGCGAATATCATCTTTTTGGCGATCATCGTCGCGATGCTCTTGCCGCCGCAGGTCACCGCGGTACCCGTATATGTCTTGTGGAGCAACCTGGGTCTCACCGGCACGCTGTGGCCGCTGATCCTTCCCAATCTGCTCGGGGACGCGTTTTCGATCTTCCTGCTGCGCCAGTTTTTCCTCACCGTTCCCAAGGAATACGCCGATGCCGCCCGCCTGGACGGCTGTAGCGAATGGGGCGTGCTGCTGCGGGTGGTGGTGCCGATGGCCAAGCCGGGTATCGCCGCCGCCGGAATTTTCGCGTTTTTCCACTCCTGGAACGATTATTACGGTCCGCTGCTCTATGCCTCGGAGAGCCCGCAGTGGTGGCCCGTGGCCTATGGGCTGGCGACCTTCCGCGGCGCCCACGGCACCGACTGGGGCCTGACCATGGCGATGACCATGCTGGTTATGGTGCCGGTTGTCCTGATCTTCTTTTTTGCTCAAAAAATCTTTGTCGAGGGAATCACCCTCACCGGAGTTAAAGGCTAA
- a CDS encoding 6-phospho-beta-glucosidase → MKLTIIGGGSTYTPELIDGFARLREILPLEEVWLVDPSEERRRLVGGMARRMFAAAGHPGTVTATEDLVAGVAGADVVLIQLRIGGQAARHTDETWPHEACCIGQETTGPGGFAKALRTVPVVLRVAETIRQYAKPNAWIVDFTNPVGIVTRALLNEGHRAVGLCNVAIGFQRKFARVLGVDHRDITLGHVGLNHLTWERQVFLNEGGIRRDVLPELLATRLPELAEEVHLPETLLALQGTIPSYYLRYFYAHDEVLREQRDSPTRAEAVMAVEQTLLELYADPSVQTKPEILAQRGGAFYSEAAVDLIASLHGDRRDEQVVNLQNNGILPFLPDDHVIEVPAIIGADGVHALPVPEVEPDLAGTIAHVAGYERLALDAAIHGGRDRVLRAMLAHPLVQQFDRAEKLTDLLLAANADYLPWVR, encoded by the coding sequence ATGAAATTGACCATTATCGGTGGCGGGTCCACCTATACCCCCGAACTGATCGACGGCTTCGCCCGGCTGCGCGAGATCCTACCCCTCGAGGAGGTGTGGCTTGTGGACCCCAGCGAGGAGCGCCGCCGCCTGGTGGGCGGCATGGCCCGGCGGATGTTTGCCGCGGCCGGGCACCCCGGCACGGTCACCGCCACCGAGGATCTGGTGGCGGGCGTGGCGGGTGCGGATGTGGTACTGATTCAGCTGCGCATCGGCGGCCAGGCCGCCCGGCATACCGATGAGACCTGGCCCCATGAGGCCTGCTGCATCGGCCAGGAGACCACCGGACCGGGGGGCTTTGCCAAGGCGCTGCGCACCGTGCCCGTGGTACTGCGGGTGGCCGAGACCATTCGGCAATATGCCAAGCCCAATGCGTGGATCGTGGACTTCACCAATCCCGTGGGCATCGTCACGCGGGCGCTGCTGAACGAGGGCCACCGCGCCGTGGGGCTGTGTAATGTGGCGATCGGATTCCAGCGCAAATTTGCGCGGGTGCTGGGCGTGGACCACCGCGATATTACCCTCGGTCATGTGGGCCTGAACCATCTCACCTGGGAGCGTCAGGTCTTCCTGAACGAGGGCGGTATCCGGCGCGATGTGCTGCCCGAGCTGCTGGCCACGCGCCTGCCGGAGCTGGCCGAGGAGGTGCACCTGCCCGAGACGCTGCTGGCGCTGCAGGGCACCATTCCGTCCTATTATCTGCGCTATTTTTATGCCCATGACGAGGTGCTGCGCGAGCAGCGTGACTCACCCACCCGGGCGGAGGCGGTAATGGCCGTGGAGCAGACCCTGCTGGAGCTCTATGCCGATCCGAGTGTGCAGACCAAGCCCGAGATTCTGGCCCAGCGCGGCGGGGCCTTTTATTCCGAGGCGGCGGTGGATCTGATCGCCTCGCTGCACGGCGATCGCCGGGACGAGCAGGTGGTCAACCTGCAAAACAACGGTATTTTGCCGTTCCTGCCCGATGATCACGTGATCGAGGTGCCCGCGATCATCGGGGCCGACGGGGTGCATGCCCTGCCGGTTCCCGAGGTGGAGCCCGATCTGGCCGGAACCATCGCGCATGTTGCCGGCTATGAGCGCCTGGCGCTGGACGCGGCGATTCACGGTGGACGCGACCGGGTGCTGCGGGCGATGCTCGCGCATCCGCTGGTGCAGCAATTTGATCGCGCCGAAAAGCTCACCGATTTGCTCCTTGCGGCCAATGCCGATTATCTGCCCTGGGTGCGTTAA
- a CDS encoding AAA family ATPase yields MKIHRLSITGFGPFHHTQTVDFDSFEDDGLFLIAGKTGAGKSSILDAISFALYDSVPRYDGQAARLRSDHCGPGDPTAVELEFSAGEERYRVLRSPAYERPKSRGEGTTLQKASAELWILRPTGWEALSTLARDVGIRLGEIVQLRREQFLQVILLAQNRFGEFLRAQSGERLELLRTLFGTARFERYERTLAESVREAEQELSAVRAGYAALLAQLGGVLAAEEHAEEIPEAPTEEWFGDRLAASAAQERDARAGRETAAGRATLAEQALAAARLTASRQAKRAEATARLAELTAAEDAITAEREALAAAERAAAATPAVRAAERATAALTAARDTHRSALAGYLEGAQAEEPGAEELARGIESLTRTLGALEALAAEETRLGTLEAEIAAADREILGAGEASAEMTRRAAEIPVVLQGARGDREEALRLAHGVPALDTERLRLRAMLDAAREAEDLELSLARARAAMVSATAEQDAATRAQRDLVTRQLQGYAGTLAAELTEGEPCPVCGATAHPQPAEPGEAPVTEADIAAARSAVERSGTALAECASAFYTRESELAARRAITGDTAVPDLLAAERGIETDLAAAREAETRAGALAAHIFALETEAEDLHAARETHRAAAEERAAQYAGLLSERAGIRTRLDEGRGGDASVAEAITRHTRERSRARELGEAQAAVTRALAEHGRADAALRDTLIEYMFEDLAAWGAALREDREPLRIRVRDHENAVLAARTILGDPELVALPAEAMDLAPLEEESTLARAAAETAAESAAAATQRHRALGDLIDRARTLLAGSAERHAEYERLRALSMALSGGKNNTRRMRLESFVLAAELEEIVAAANLRLQEMSSGRFSLEHDDSVQYRNAQSGLGLSVYDAFTGAARPTQSLSGGETFLASLALALGLAEVVSQRAGGIRLDTLFIDEGFGSLDQETLDIAMETLDGLRAGGRTVGVISHVPAMQERIPARLTVSTTAGGASRIS; encoded by the coding sequence ATGAAGATTCACCGCCTGAGCATCACCGGCTTTGGGCCGTTCCATCACACCCAGACCGTGGACTTTGATTCCTTCGAGGATGACGGCCTCTTCCTGATCGCCGGGAAAACCGGCGCCGGAAAATCCAGCATCCTCGATGCGATCAGCTTTGCCCTCTACGATTCCGTGCCGCGCTATGACGGCCAGGCCGCCCGGCTGCGCAGCGATCACTGCGGGCCGGGGGACCCCACCGCGGTGGAGCTGGAGTTCAGCGCCGGGGAGGAACGCTATCGGGTGCTGCGCTCGCCCGCCTATGAGCGTCCCAAATCCCGCGGGGAGGGCACCACGCTGCAAAAGGCCAGCGCGGAACTGTGGATCCTGCGCCCGACGGGCTGGGAGGCACTCTCCACCCTGGCCCGCGATGTGGGGATCCGGCTCGGCGAGATCGTGCAGCTGCGGCGGGAGCAATTCCTCCAGGTGATCCTGCTGGCCCAGAATCGTTTTGGCGAGTTCCTGCGGGCGCAGAGTGGTGAACGCCTGGAACTGCTGCGCACCCTGTTTGGCACGGCCCGCTTTGAACGCTATGAGCGTACCCTCGCCGAGAGTGTCCGCGAGGCCGAGCAGGAGCTCTCCGCGGTCCGCGCCGGCTATGCCGCACTCCTTGCCCAGCTCGGGGGTGTACTGGCCGCCGAGGAACACGCGGAGGAGATCCCGGAGGCGCCCACGGAGGAGTGGTTTGGGGACCGCCTGGCAGCTTCCGCCGCGCAGGAGCGGGACGCGCGTGCCGGGAGGGAAACCGCGGCCGGGCGCGCCACCCTGGCCGAGCAGGCGCTCGCCGCGGCGCGGCTCACCGCCTCGCGGCAGGCCAAACGGGCCGAGGCCACCGCCCGCCTCGCCGAGCTGACCGCGGCCGAGGATGCCATCACCGCCGAGCGGGAGGCCCTGGCCGCGGCCGAACGGGCCGCCGCCGCGACCCCCGCGGTGCGTGCCGCCGAGCGGGCCACCGCGGCCCTGACGGCGGCCCGGGATACCCACCGTTCCGCGCTCGCCGGCTATCTGGAGGGCGCGCAGGCGGAGGAACCCGGCGCCGAGGAACTCGCGCGGGGAATCGAATCCCTCACCCGCACGCTCGGCGCGCTGGAGGCCCTGGCCGCGGAGGAGACGCGCCTCGGCACGCTGGAGGCGGAGATCGCCGCCGCGGACCGGGAAATCCTCGGGGCCGGGGAGGCCTCCGCCGAGATGACCCGCCGGGCCGCGGAAATACCCGTCGTTCTTCAGGGTGCACGCGGGGACCGGGAGGAGGCACTGCGCCTCGCCCACGGGGTGCCGGCACTCGATACCGAGCGCCTGAGATTGCGGGCGATGCTTGACGCCGCGCGCGAGGCCGAGGACCTGGAGCTCTCGCTCGCCCGGGCCCGTGCCGCCATGGTCTCCGCCACCGCCGAACAGGATGCCGCCACACGCGCCCAGCGGGACCTGGTGACCCGCCAGCTTCAGGGCTATGCGGGCACCCTCGCGGCCGAGCTTACGGAGGGTGAACCCTGTCCGGTCTGTGGTGCAACCGCGCACCCGCAGCCCGCGGAACCCGGGGAAGCCCCCGTGACCGAGGCCGATATTGCCGCCGCCCGCAGTGCCGTGGAACGCAGCGGTACCGCGCTCGCCGAGTGTGCGTCCGCGTTTTATACCCGGGAGAGTGAGCTGGCCGCGCGCCGCGCCATCACCGGCGATACCGCGGTGCCGGATCTGCTGGCCGCCGAGCGCGGTATCGAGACCGATCTGGCCGCCGCCCGCGAGGCCGAGACCCGTGCCGGTGCACTCGCCGCGCACATCTTCGCCCTGGAAACCGAGGCCGAGGATCTGCACGCCGCGCGCGAAACTCACCGCGCCGCCGCGGAGGAGCGCGCCGCGCAATATGCGGGCCTGCTCAGCGAGCGGGCGGGGATACGCACGCGCCTGGACGAGGGTCGTGGCGGGGACGCCTCGGTAGCCGAGGCGATCACCCGGCATACCCGCGAACGCTCGCGCGCCCGCGAACTCGGGGAGGCGCAGGCAGCCGTGACCCGGGCGCTTGCGGAGCACGGCCGGGCCGACGCGGCCCTCCGGGATACCCTGATCGAATATATGTTCGAAGACCTTGCTGCCTGGGGTGCGGCGCTGCGCGAGGACCGGGAACCGCTGCGCATACGCGTGCGCGACCACGAAAACGCCGTGCTGGCAGCCCGCACCATCCTGGGGGACCCCGAGCTGGTGGCGCTGCCCGCCGAGGCGATGGACCTCGCCCCCCTGGAGGAGGAATCCACGCTCGCGCGCGCCGCGGCCGAGACCGCCGCCGAATCCGCGGCCGCCGCCACGCAGCGCCACCGCGCACTCGGGGACCTGATCGACCGGGCGCGCACCCTGCTCGCGGGCTCCGCCGAGCGCCACGCCGAATACGAGCGCCTGCGCGCACTCTCGATGGCGCTGAGCGGGGGAAAAAATAATACCCGCAGGATGCGCCTGGAGAGCTTTGTGCTCGCGGCCGAGCTCGAGGAGATCGTGGCCGCGGCCAATCTGCGCCTCCAGGAGATGAGTTCGGGACGCTTCAGCCTCGAACACGATGATTCGGTGCAATACCGTAATGCGCAGTCCGGCCTGGGGCTGAGCGTATATGACGCATTCACCGGCGCGGCCCGCCCCACCCAGTCACTCTCGGGGGGCGAGACCTTCCTCGCCTCGCTGGCGCTTGCCCTCGGGCTGGCCGAGGTGGTCAGCCAGCGCGCGGGAGGCATTCGCCTGGATACGCTGTTTATCGACGAGGGCTTCGGCTCGCTGGATCAGGAAACCCTGGATATCGCGATGGAGACCCTGGACGGGCTACGCGCGGGAGGACGCACCGTCGGGGTTATCAGCCACGTCCCGGCCATGCAGGAGCGCATTCCGGCCCGGTTGACCGTGAGCACCACCGCCGGGGGAGCCAGCCGAATCTCCTGA
- a CDS encoding amino acid permease, translated as MTTELPARTRLGAQLSRRKPLPVAAATAEENTGLRRSMGLWQLTMISIGATLGTGVFVVLGTAVPMAGPAVWIAFIIAGFTALLSALSYAEMAGSVPVSGSSYSYAYATLGEGLAWVCGWCLVLEYAVSVAAVAVGSGEYINDALGLFGIHLPAAIAGAPGDGGIVNLPAAAIVLLAMVLLIRGTRESIAINTIMVVLKIAVMLMFVAIAFTAFHAQNFEPLAPMGAAGISAAASRVFFSYIGFDAASTAGEEAKNPQRDMPRAILLSLGIVTVVYILVAVAAIGARPWDTFSDNGPTLAAILNDITQTPWIALVMAIGAVIAIASVVLTVLYGQTRILMSMARDGMVPSIFARISPRTHTPVAGTVIVSVAVAITAALIPLGELADATSIGTLFAFALVNLSVIYLRWKRPALPRTFRVPLFPVVPLLGFGFCVYLMITLGTTTWIVFLLWMLVGAAVYLGYSRRRSVVGALSEAEYAEAQAASDESNR; from the coding sequence GTGACCACCGAATTGCCCGCCCGCACCCGGCTCGGCGCCCAGCTTTCCCGCCGCAAGCCGCTTCCCGTGGCGGCGGCCACGGCCGAGGAGAATACCGGCCTGCGCCGAAGCATGGGCCTGTGGCAGCTCACGATGATCTCGATCGGCGCCACCCTGGGCACCGGGGTATTTGTGGTCCTGGGCACCGCGGTCCCGATGGCCGGGCCGGCCGTGTGGATCGCGTTTATCATCGCGGGATTTACCGCGCTGCTCTCCGCGCTCTCCTATGCCGAGATGGCCGGAAGCGTCCCGGTATCGGGCTCGAGCTATTCCTATGCCTATGCGACCCTCGGCGAGGGCCTGGCCTGGGTATGTGGCTGGTGCCTGGTCCTGGAATACGCGGTCTCGGTGGCGGCCGTGGCCGTGGGCTCGGGCGAATATATTAACGATGCCCTGGGCCTATTTGGCATCCACCTGCCCGCGGCGATTGCCGGGGCCCCGGGCGATGGCGGAATCGTCAATCTGCCCGCCGCGGCGATTGTGCTGCTCGCGATGGTGCTGCTGATCCGCGGCACCCGCGAGTCCATCGCGATCAACACCATCATGGTGGTGCTGAAGATCGCCGTGATGCTGATGTTTGTGGCGATCGCCTTCACCGCCTTCCACGCCCAAAACTTCGAGCCGCTCGCGCCGATGGGTGCCGCCGGAATCTCCGCCGCCGCCTCGCGGGTATTTTTCTCCTATATCGGCTTTGATGCCGCATCCACCGCGGGCGAGGAGGCCAAAAACCCGCAGCGGGATATGCCGCGCGCGATCCTGCTCTCGCTGGGCATCGTCACGGTGGTTTATATTCTGGTGGCCGTGGCCGCGATCGGGGCCCGCCCCTGGGATACCTTCAGCGATAACGGCCCCACGCTCGCGGCCATCCTGAACGATATTACGCAGACGCCGTGGATCGCCCTGGTGATGGCCATCGGCGCGGTGATCGCTATTGCCAGCGTGGTCCTCACTGTGCTCTACGGGCAGACCCGCATCCTGATGAGCATGGCCCGCGACGGCATGGTGCCGAGTATTTTTGCGCGCATCTCCCCGCGCACCCACACCCCCGTGGCCGGCACCGTGATCGTGAGTGTGGCCGTGGCGATCACCGCGGCCCTGATCCCACTCGGCGAGCTGGCCGATGCCACCAGCATCGGCACCCTATTTGCCTTTGCCCTGGTGAACCTCTCGGTGATCTATCTGCGCTGGAAGCGGCCCGCCCTGCCGCGCACATTCCGCGTGCCGCTATTTCCCGTGGTGCCGCTGCTGGGCTTTGGCTTTTGTGTTTATCTGATGATCACGCTTGGCACCACCACCTGGATCGTTTTCCTGCTCTGGATGCTGGTGGGGGCCGCCGTCTACCTGGGGTATAGCCGCCGCCGTTCCGTGGTCGGGGCCCTGAGCGAGGCCGAGTATGCCGAGGCCCAGGCCGCCTCGGACGAATCCAACCGCTAG
- a CDS encoding N-acetylglucosamine kinase encodes MGVIIAVDGGGSKTDAVALNRHGEVLGRARGTGTSPHLIGLDAAVSQIRELILGAAAGQRIERVHVYLSGLDLPIEIVEFAEGLAAAFPHGELGHLVVDNDLFALLRAGTAEPDAVAIVCGTGINCVGVRADGETVRFPALGMISGDWGGGFSIGEWGLWHAARSADGRGPRSTLEHTVPAALGLPDVSAVTEALHFGRIERTTLAALSPVVFAESDAGDPVAGSVVDRQAEEIVALATATLRRLGFLGSAVPVVLGGGVIASDNRRLLAGIASGIYAEDPAARIEIVREPPILGASLLALAAAGVGPEILGIARERVRVSLASPVG; translated from the coding sequence ATGGGCGTCATCATTGCCGTGGACGGGGGCGGCTCCAAAACGGATGCCGTGGCCCTGAACCGGCACGGGGAGGTGCTGGGGCGCGCCCGGGGAACCGGGACCAGCCCGCACCTGATCGGCCTGGACGCGGCGGTCTCCCAGATTCGTGAGCTGATCCTCGGGGCCGCGGCCGGGCAACGGATCGAGCGGGTCCACGTCTATCTTTCCGGCCTGGATCTGCCGATCGAGATCGTGGAATTTGCCGAGGGGCTCGCCGCGGCATTCCCGCACGGGGAGCTGGGCCACCTGGTCGTGGATAATGATCTCTTTGCGCTGCTGCGGGCCGGCACAGCGGAACCGGATGCGGTGGCGATCGTCTGCGGCACCGGGATCAACTGTGTGGGGGTGCGCGCGGACGGAGAAACCGTGCGTTTCCCGGCCCTGGGCATGATCTCCGGGGACTGGGGTGGTGGCTTTTCGATCGGCGAGTGGGGGCTCTGGCATGCTGCCCGTAGCGCCGATGGCCGCGGCCCGCGCAGCACCCTTGAACATACCGTGCCCGCCGCGCTGGGGCTTCCCGATGTCTCGGCGGTCACCGAGGCGCTGCATTTTGGCCGGATCGAACGCACCACGCTTGCGGCGCTGAGCCCGGTGGTTTTTGCCGAATCGGATGCGGGGGACCCGGTCGCGGGCTCGGTGGTGGATCGTCAGGCGGAAGAGATCGTGGCGCTGGCCACGGCCACGCTGCGCCGGCTGGGATTCCTGGGTTCCGCGGTGCCCGTGGTGCTCGGCGGCGGGGTGATCGCCTCGGATAATCGGCGGCTGCTGGCCGGCATCGCCTCCGGGATTTATGCCGAGGACCCCGCGGCGCGCATCGAGATCGTGCGCGAACCGCCGATTCTGGGGGCGAGCCTGCTGGCGCTGGCCGCCGCGGGGGTGGGGCCGGAGATCCTGGGGATCGCGCGGGAGCGGGTGCGCGTATCCCTCGCGAGCCCGGTCGGTTAG
- a CDS encoding DHA2 family efflux MFS transporter permease subunit: MTSSTAETPVLDAAITRRNNRVIALLIAAAFVVILNETIMSVALPELTRDLSITLATAQWLTTGFMLTMAVVIPITGFLLQRFSTRTIFIAAMSLFSTGTLIAGLAPGFEVLLAGRIVQASGTAIMMPLLMTTLMTLVEPARRGRMMGSVSIVISVAPAIGPTISGLILHYLSWRWMFWIVLPIALIMLIVGIRNVVNVTEPRVVPIDVLSVVLSALGFGGLIFGISRIGETTAESNTLLIASLVIGAVALIAFVLRQLVLQRQNRALLDLRTFLSPIFTASVLMMVISMAALFGTIVLFPIFMTQALHLDTIQIGLFMLPGGLLMGLMAPFVGRLYDAVGPRPLVIPGTVIVSAVLWFLSTINTETTFGVLLAAHIVLSLGLALLFTPLFTASMASVAPPLYSHASAIVGTVQQVAGAAGTALFVTVMSLQSAQRAQAGAGMEEAVTSGVGSAFFIGACLSVVAVIIGPFIAKPADAPGADGKIHAAH, translated from the coding sequence TTGACCTCTTCAACCGCCGAGACCCCCGTGCTCGACGCCGCGATCACCCGACGCAATAACCGCGTGATCGCCCTCCTGATTGCCGCCGCGTTTGTGGTCATCCTGAACGAAACCATCATGAGCGTGGCGCTGCCCGAGCTGACCCGCGACCTGAGCATCACCCTGGCCACCGCGCAGTGGCTCACCACCGGGTTTATGCTCACCATGGCCGTGGTGATCCCGATCACCGGCTTCCTGCTGCAGCGCTTCAGTACCCGCACCATTTTTATTGCCGCAATGTCGCTGTTTTCCACCGGTACCCTGATCGCCGGGCTTGCCCCGGGGTTTGAGGTGCTGCTGGCCGGTCGTATCGTGCAGGCCAGCGGTACGGCCATCATGATGCCGCTGCTGATGACCACGCTGATGACGCTGGTGGAACCCGCGCGGCGCGGCCGCATGATGGGCAGTGTGTCCATCGTGATTTCGGTGGCCCCCGCGATTGGTCCCACCATCTCGGGCCTGATCCTGCACTATCTGTCCTGGCGCTGGATGTTCTGGATCGTGCTTCCGATCGCCCTGATCATGCTGATCGTGGGTATCCGCAACGTGGTGAACGTGACCGAGCCGCGCGTGGTTCCGATCGATGTGCTCAGCGTGGTGCTGTCCGCGCTGGGCTTTGGTGGGCTGATCTTTGGGATTAGCCGCATCGGTGAGACCACCGCCGAGAGCAATACCCTGCTGATCGCCTCGCTCGTGATCGGCGCGGTTGCCCTGATCGCGTTTGTGCTGCGACAGCTGGTATTGCAGCGCCAGAACCGCGCACTGCTGGACCTGCGCACGTTCCTCTCCCCGATCTTCACCGCGAGCGTGCTGATGATGGTCATCTCGATGGCCGCGCTTTTTGGCACGATTGTGCTGTTCCCGATCTTCATGACGCAGGCCCTGCACCTGGATACAATCCAGATCGGCCTGTTTATGCTGCCCGGTGGCCTGCTGATGGGGCTCATGGCCCCGTTTGTGGGTCGGCTCTATGATGCCGTGGGCCCGCGCCCGCTGGTGATCCCCGGTACCGTGATCGTCAGCGCGGTGCTGTGGTTCCTGTCCACGATTAACACCGAGACCACCTTTGGTGTGCTGCTGGCCGCGCATATCGTGCTGAGCCTGGGCCTGGCCCTGCTCTTCACGCCGCTGTTCACGGCGAGCATGGCCTCGGTGGCTCCCCCGCTGTACTCGCATGCCAGCGCCATCGTGGGTACCGTGCAGCAGGTGGCCGGTGCCGCCGGGACCGCGCTCTTTGTGACGGTGATGTCCCTGCAGTCGGCACAGCGCGCGCAGGCCGGGGCCGGCATGGAGGAGGCCGTGACCTCCGGAGTGGGCTCGGCCTTTTTCATCGGCGCCTGCCTCTCGGTGGTGGCCGTGATCATCGGCCCGTTTATTGCCAAGCCCGCCGATGCCCCGGGCGCCGACGGCAAGATTCACGCCGCACACTAG